The DNA window TCGACCGATGACGGAGACAGCGTGAGCCGCATCCTCTTCTCCAGTCCGAACGGAGGATCACGTTCGAATGGAGCGATCTGGGTCTCCACCGACGAAGCGGCCACATGGAGCCAGCCGAAGCCGATCCATGCCGGAGCCTACGCCTACTCCGACATGGTCCGCACCGCGGACGACCACCTCGGTGTGCTGTTCGAAACGGGCACCAGCTCCGCCGCCTACCAGACGATCAACTTCATCCGCGCCAACGAGGCGTGGATCGATACTCCTCCGCCGCCTGCCGAGAATCCCGGATCCGCACTGTGGAATCTCGAGGAAACGGAACCCGGACAGACCTGCCCGACCACGGATGAGGCGATCCTCGACGTCCACCCTGAAGAGAACGGTCTCCACCTCACCGCCACCACAGCCTTTGCCTCCACAGCCGGCGCTGCGGACTTCGGAAACGGCCGCGCGCTCTCGTTCCAAAACGACGGCGGATTGCGCCTCACCGATGGCGAAAGCGACAACCGCTTCGACTACGGAGCGAACGACTCGTTCACCATCGAGGCGGTATGCCGCATTCCGTCCGGTCACACCGCGACCGACGCCATCGTCGCCAAGGACCTCGGGCCGACCTCACCCTCGTGGTGGCTGCGCCTCGAGAACGGAAAGCTCCGCTTCCTCGTCAGCGACAACGCCACCGAAGCGTTCCTTACTTCGACTGCCAACGTGAACGACGGTGAGTGGCATCACATCGCCGCCGTCCGTGACGTCTCCGATCCCGCATCGCGCGAACTCCGACTCTACATCAACGGTGCGCCCGCCGGCGAGACTACCGATTCGACGACTGGCAGCCTCGCCAACACCCAGACCCTGTGGATCGGCCGCTTCAACGCCTCCGGCCGAGAGCTCACGGGCGACATCGACTTCGTCCGGATCACCCCGGCTGCCCTCGCCCCGGAGGATTTCTGCGGCAAGAAGACCCAGTTCGACGCCGACGACGACAGCATCCCGGACAGCTTCGAGCGCGAGGAGTCGGGATCGCTCGCACCGATGGGACCGGGCGACCTCGACCTCGACACCACATCCGACCTGCTCGAGTTCGCTCTGGCAACCGACCCGACCGTTCCGGATGCTCCCGCACTGACAGTCGCCCACCTGGGCACCTCGGTGGAGGTCAGCACGCGCCAACGGCTGCTGCCCGACTGGCTCGGATTGCAACTCACCATCTCCGATGACCTTCGTACTTGGTCGGATGCCGGGTCATCCGTGAGCCTTGCCGCTCTTGATGACGGCATCTGGGAGCGCACCGACCGCATCGACTTCCCCGCAGGCACGCCCGCACGGGGATTCTTCCGTTACGAACTGCGCGAGCTTCCCTGATCCGCGGCTCCGCGAGACCTGGTCTTTTTAAGAACCAA is part of the Haloferula helveola genome and encodes:
- a CDS encoding sialidase family protein, producing MNPKLQIPDPRHVLALSALFLSSIGLAEEPSLTETTVFANEADGYPVFRIPAIVRSNANTLLAFCEGRAGYGDGGNIDLVLKRSTDNGVTWGPVILVHEEGGTAGITIGNPAPVVDRSTGHIHLLFCRENDTVFHTVSTDDGLTWSSRTEITDNVKQESWGWYATGPVHGVQLARGEQAGRLVIPANHRIGPDGSDSGAFGSQILYSDDHGATWHMDAVFEAGNGAAPNETTLVELAPSATGGSRVYINSRDYGSDPGNRSEAWSEDGGTSYSGPFDGNPHFVTPVCQGALLRYSSTDDGDSVSRILFSSPNGGSRSNGAIWVSTDEAATWSQPKPIHAGAYAYSDMVRTADDHLGVLFETGTSSAAYQTINFIRANEAWIDTPPPPAENPGSALWNLEETEPGQTCPTTDEAILDVHPEENGLHLTATTAFASTAGAADFGNGRALSFQNDGGLRLTDGESDNRFDYGANDSFTIEAVCRIPSGHTATDAIVAKDLGPTSPSWWLRLENGKLRFLVSDNATEAFLTSTANVNDGEWHHIAAVRDVSDPASRELRLYINGAPAGETTDSTTGSLANTQTLWIGRFNASGRELTGDIDFVRITPAALAPEDFCGKKTQFDADDDSIPDSFEREESGSLAPMGPGDLDLDTTSDLLEFALATDPTVPDAPALTVAHLGTSVEVSTRQRLLPDWLGLQLTISDDLRTWSDAGSSVSLAALDDGIWERTDRIDFPAGTPARGFFRYELRELP